One genomic region from Oncorhynchus keta strain PuntledgeMale-10-30-2019 unplaced genomic scaffold, Oket_V2 Un_scaffold_4321_pilon_pilon, whole genome shotgun sequence encodes:
- the LOC118376981 gene encoding acyl-CoA dehydrogenase family member 10-like isoform X3 translates to MMMMMKKMLTAARFRSQLWSLKMPSLCHRSFADISNYKAVIFDMYGVLIPSPVKLATVFEQQNSVPLGTLGKAIRTGGEVNAWKRFMRGEIGAEEFVEAFGRQCSEIAGSPVPIGSFLSNLTSGPMTRPLPVMMEAILCARSRGLKTAVLSNNFLQLNGDPFLPLDHSLFDVIVESCREGLSKPDPRIYHLCLNRLGVSAHEAVFLDDLKLNVEVAAQLGMHAIKVGDIAVSVKELEGVLGIPLSGFVPGPGSAPGATKLPMDQLTQYLRKALHLSDKDSVAVQQLNPSQSNSLYHLTTGGRHLLLRKQQKTSRAMETEFRLLKSLSGSGIPVPEIIDLCEDPSVLGAPFLLMEVCLGRMFSDPSLPGLTPGDRRALYQAMQHTLRQIHCLDPRAVGLEDYGEPVDYMGLQVQWWTQQYRDSETPPIPAMERLIQWLPLHLPKHQRSTLIHGSFSLENLVFHPEKPEVVAVMDWGHSRLGDPLTDLTFSCMAHCLPQDNPLLTGISDRGLVQLGIPTVEEVMGQYCSSMGLEEGVPDWNFYMAFHLFCLAASHQGESKSTIAGTRT, encoded by the exons tGTTTGAACAGCAGAACAGTGTTCCTCTGGGCACGCTGGGCAAGGCCATCAGGACAGGTGGGGAGGTGAATGCGTGGAAGAGGTTCATGCGTGGAGAGATTGGGGCTGAGGAGTTTGTGGAGGCCTTCGGCAGGCAGTGCAGTGAGATA GCAGGAAGTCCTGTTCCCATTGGCTCATTCTTGTCTAATCTGACCAGTGGGCCAATGACCAGGCCTCTACCCGTCATGATGGAGGCCATTTTGTGTGCTCGCTCCAGGGGCCTGAAGACTGCAGTCCTCAGCAACAACTTCCTCCAGCTGAACGGTGACCCCTTCCTGCCTCTGGACCACTCTCTCTTCGATGTG ATAGTTGAGTCGTGTAGGGAGGGCCTCAGTAAGCCAGACCCTAGGATCTACCACCTGTGCCTGAACAGACTGGGTGTCTCTGCCCATGAGGCTGTGTTTCTGGATGACCTGAAGTTAAACGTTGAGGTAGCTGCCCAGCTAGGGATGCATGCTATCAAG GTAGGGGACATTGCAGTGTCAGTGAAGGAGCTGGAAGGGGTGCTGGGGATCCCCCTGTCAGGGTTTGTTCCTGGGCCTGGTTCTGCCCCTGGGGCCACAAAGCTCCCTATGGACCAACTCACACAGTACCTGAGGAAGGCTCTCCATCTGTCTGACAAAG ACTCTGTTGCTGTCCAACAACTCAACCCCAGTCAGTCAAACTCCTTATATCACTTGACCACTGGAGGGCGCCATCTCCTCCTGAGGAAACAGCAGAAGACCTCCCGAGCCATGGAGACAGAGTTCAG GTTGTTGAAATCTCTCAGTGGATCCGGCATCCCTGTTCCAGAGATCATTGATCTGTGTGAGGACCCAAG TGTCCTGGGTGCTCCCTTCCTCTTGATGGAGGTCTGTTTAGGGAGGATGTTCAGTGACCCCTCCCTACCAGGCCTGACCCCTGGGGACAGGAGGGCCTTGTACcaagccatgcaacacacacttCGCCAGATCCACTGTCTAGATCCTAGAGCAGTCGGCCTGGAGGACTACGGCGAGCCAG TGGATTACATGGGGCTTCAGGTACAGTGGTGGACTCAGCAGTACAGGGACAGTGAGACTCCGCCCATCCCAGCCATGGAGAGACTCATACAGTGGCTTCCTCTGCACCTCCCCAAACACCAGAGATCTACGCTGATCCATGGAAGCTtcag CCTGGAGAACCTTGTGTTCCACCCAGAGAAGCCAGAGGTGGTTGCGGTGATGGACTGGGGCCATTCCAGACTGGGTGACCCTCTAACAGACCTGACCTTCAGCTGTATGGCTCACTGCCTGCCCCAGGACAACCCTCTACTGACAG GTATATCTGACAGGGGCCTAGTCCAGCTGGGTATCCCCActgtggaggaggtgatggggcaGTACTGCAGCTCTATGGGTCTGGAAGAGGGAGTCCCAGACTGGAACTTCTACATGGCCTTTCACCTCTTCTGCCTGGCAGCCAGCCACCAGGGAGAGAGCAAGAGTACCATTGCAGGTACCAGAACATAG
- the ccdc127a gene encoding coiled-coil domain-containing protein 127a isoform X1, producing MNNLNDPPRWNMGPDPREGAAADGNKWNYALLVPMLGLAAFRWIWTRESQTEIIKVKARYDQDMSAVTSNLEMKYRDTLTENRRAAAILELELEKERQRVHGYRQALISQSQQVMEERKQLQVEREALEQKKMKLLESGAAGAVLQHALARESDWHQRASAMLKDLEEDLVERQGAYCNLLLPREHRLEMEKNLLLKVVKEPLGMDTDLEGDLKDIFKNDRYCAKGNNRLLNVKRMDKRKNGSLMWLYLRYWQLQVTMETHKRAEDSILGVKNDPK from the exons ATGAACAACTTGAATGACCCCCCTAGATGGAACATGGGGCCAGACCCACGAGAAGGTGCTGCTGCTGACGGGAACAAATGGAATTATGCCCTCCTCGTGCCAATGCTGGGGCTGGCTGCCTTTC GCTGGATCTGGACCAGAGAGTCTCAGACAGAGATCATAAAGGTCAAGGCCCGGTACGACCAGGACATGTCTGCCGTGACCTCCAACCTTGAGATGAAGTACAGAGACACCCTGACGGAGAACCGGCGGGCAGCGGCCATCTTGGAGCTGGAGctggagaaggagaggcagagggtcCATGGGTACCGCCAGGCCCTCATCTCACAGAGCCAGCAGGTCATGGAGGAACGCAAACAGCTACAGGTGGAACGAGAG GCTCTGGAGCAAAAGAAGATGAAGCTTTTAGAATCCGGCGCCGCTGGGGCCGTCCTCCAACACGCTCTGGCCAGAGAGAGCGACTGGCACCAGAGGGCCTCAGCCATGCTGAAGGACCTGGAGGAGGACCTTGTGGAGAGACAGGGGGCCTACTGCAACCTGCTCCTCCCCAGGGAACATAGGCTGGAGATGGAGAAGAACCTGCTCCTCAAGGTGGTGAAGGAACCGTTGGGAATGGATACAGATCTGGAGGGAGACCTGAAGGATATCTTTAAGAACGACCGCTACTGTGCCAAAGGCAACAATCGCCTCCTCAACGTGAAGAGAATGGACAAGAGGAAGAATGGTAGCTTGATGTGGCTCTACCTCAGATATTGGCAGCTGCAGGTTACCATGGAGACGCATAAACGGGCAGAGGACTCAATACTGGGAGTTAAGAATGACCCCAAGTGA
- the ccdc127a gene encoding coiled-coil domain-containing protein 127a isoform X2, which translates to MNNLNDPPRWNMGPDPREGAAADGNKWNYALLVPMLGLAAFRWIWTRESQTEIIKVKARYDQDMSAVTSNLEMKYRDTLTENRRAAAILELELEKERQRVHGYRQALISQSQQVMEERKQLQALEQKKMKLLESGAAGAVLQHALARESDWHQRASAMLKDLEEDLVERQGAYCNLLLPREHRLEMEKNLLLKVVKEPLGMDTDLEGDLKDIFKNDRYCAKGNNRLLNVKRMDKRKNGSLMWLYLRYWQLQVTMETHKRAEDSILGVKNDPK; encoded by the exons ATGAACAACTTGAATGACCCCCCTAGATGGAACATGGGGCCAGACCCACGAGAAGGTGCTGCTGCTGACGGGAACAAATGGAATTATGCCCTCCTCGTGCCAATGCTGGGGCTGGCTGCCTTTC GCTGGATCTGGACCAGAGAGTCTCAGACAGAGATCATAAAGGTCAAGGCCCGGTACGACCAGGACATGTCTGCCGTGACCTCCAACCTTGAGATGAAGTACAGAGACACCCTGACGGAGAACCGGCGGGCAGCGGCCATCTTGGAGCTGGAGctggagaaggagaggcagagggtcCATGGGTACCGCCAGGCCCTCATCTCACAGAGCCAGCAGGTCATGGAGGAACGCAAACAGCTACAG GCTCTGGAGCAAAAGAAGATGAAGCTTTTAGAATCCGGCGCCGCTGGGGCCGTCCTCCAACACGCTCTGGCCAGAGAGAGCGACTGGCACCAGAGGGCCTCAGCCATGCTGAAGGACCTGGAGGAGGACCTTGTGGAGAGACAGGGGGCCTACTGCAACCTGCTCCTCCCCAGGGAACATAGGCTGGAGATGGAGAAGAACCTGCTCCTCAAGGTGGTGAAGGAACCGTTGGGAATGGATACAGATCTGGAGGGAGACCTGAAGGATATCTTTAAGAACGACCGCTACTGTGCCAAAGGCAACAATCGCCTCCTCAACGTGAAGAGAATGGACAAGAGGAAGAATGGTAGCTTGATGTGGCTCTACCTCAGATATTGGCAGCTGCAGGTTACCATGGAGACGCATAAACGGGCAGAGGACTCAATACTGGGAGTTAAGAATGACCCCAAGTGA
- the LOC118376981 gene encoding acyl-CoA dehydrogenase family member 10-like isoform X4: MEFSFRHLSNWQQAGSPVPIGSFLSNLTSGPMTRPLPVMMEAILCARSRGLKTAVLSNNFLQLNGDPFLPLDHSLFDVIVESCREGLSKPDPRIYHLCLNRLGVSAHEAVFLDDLKLNVEVAAQLGMHAIKVGDIAVSVKELEGVLGIPLSGFVPGPGSAPGATKLPMDQLTQYLRKALHLSDKADSVAVQQLNPSQSNSLYHLTTGGRHLLLRKQQKTSRAMETEFRLLKSLSGSGIPVPEIIDLCEDPSVLGAPFLLMEVCLGRMFSDPSLPGLTPGDRRALYQAMQHTLRQIHCLDPRAVGLEDYGEPVDYMGLQVQWWTQQYRDSETPPIPAMERLIQWLPLHLPKHQRSTLIHGSFSLENLVFHPEKPEVVAVMDWGHSRLGDPLTDLTFSCMAHCLPQDNPLLTGISDRGLVQLGIPTVEEVMGQYCSSMGLEEGVPDWNFYMAFHLFCLAASHQGESKSTIAGTTGSGRLAEQVADLAWDFATKQGFRIFNAMPRSPHAGTSPLKGQVAE; the protein is encoded by the exons GCAGGAAGTCCTGTTCCCATTGGCTCATTCTTGTCTAATCTGACCAGTGGGCCAATGACCAGGCCTCTACCCGTCATGATGGAGGCCATTTTGTGTGCTCGCTCCAGGGGCCTGAAGACTGCAGTCCTCAGCAACAACTTCCTCCAGCTGAACGGTGACCCCTTCCTGCCTCTGGACCACTCTCTCTTCGATGTG ATAGTTGAGTCGTGTAGGGAGGGCCTCAGTAAGCCAGACCCTAGGATCTACCACCTGTGCCTGAACAGACTGGGTGTCTCTGCCCATGAGGCTGTGTTTCTGGATGACCTGAAGTTAAACGTTGAGGTAGCTGCCCAGCTAGGGATGCATGCTATCAAG GTAGGGGACATTGCAGTGTCAGTGAAGGAGCTGGAAGGGGTGCTGGGGATCCCCCTGTCAGGGTTTGTTCCTGGGCCTGGTTCTGCCCCTGGGGCCACAAAGCTCCCTATGGACCAACTCACACAGTACCTGAGGAAGGCTCTCCATCTGTCTGACAAAG CAGACTCTGTTGCTGTCCAACAACTCAACCCCAGTCAGTCAAACTCCTTATATCACTTGACCACTGGAGGGCGCCATCTCCTCCTGAGGAAACAGCAGAAGACCTCCCGAGCCATGGAGACAGAGTTCAG GTTGTTGAAATCTCTCAGTGGATCCGGCATCCCTGTTCCAGAGATCATTGATCTGTGTGAGGACCCAAG TGTCCTGGGTGCTCCCTTCCTCTTGATGGAGGTCTGTTTAGGGAGGATGTTCAGTGACCCCTCCCTACCAGGCCTGACCCCTGGGGACAGGAGGGCCTTGTACcaagccatgcaacacacacttCGCCAGATCCACTGTCTAGATCCTAGAGCAGTCGGCCTGGAGGACTACGGCGAGCCAG TGGATTACATGGGGCTTCAGGTACAGTGGTGGACTCAGCAGTACAGGGACAGTGAGACTCCGCCCATCCCAGCCATGGAGAGACTCATACAGTGGCTTCCTCTGCACCTCCCCAAACACCAGAGATCTACGCTGATCCATGGAAGCTtcag CCTGGAGAACCTTGTGTTCCACCCAGAGAAGCCAGAGGTGGTTGCGGTGATGGACTGGGGCCATTCCAGACTGGGTGACCCTCTAACAGACCTGACCTTCAGCTGTATGGCTCACTGCCTGCCCCAGGACAACCCTCTACTGACAG GTATATCTGACAGGGGCCTAGTCCAGCTGGGTATCCCCActgtggaggaggtgatggggcaGTACTGCAGCTCTATGGGTCTGGAAGAGGGAGTCCCAGACTGGAACTTCTACATGGCCTTTCACCTCTTCTGCCTGGCAGCCAGCCACCAGGGAGAGAGCAAGAGTACCATTGCAG GAACAACCGGCTCCGGGAGGTTAGCTGAGCAGGTGGCTGACCTGGCCTGGGACTTTGCCACCAAACAGGGCTTCCGTATCTTCAACGCCATGCCCAGGTCGCCTCATGCAGGCACCTCCCCTTTAAAGGGTCAAGTAGCAGAGTGA
- the LOC118376981 gene encoding acyl-CoA dehydrogenase family member 10-like isoform X1 yields MMMMMKKMLTAARFRSQLWSLKMPSLCHRSFADISNYKAVIFDMYGVLIPSPVKLATVFEQQNSVPLGTLGKAIRTGGEVNAWKRFMRGEIGAEEFVEAFGRQCSEIAGSPVPIGSFLSNLTSGPMTRPLPVMMEAILCARSRGLKTAVLSNNFLQLNGDPFLPLDHSLFDVIVESCREGLSKPDPRIYHLCLNRLGVSAHEAVFLDDLKLNVEVAAQLGMHAIKVGDIAVSVKELEGVLGIPLSGFVPGPGSAPGATKLPMDQLTQYLRKALHLSDKADSVAVQQLNPSQSNSLYHLTTGGRHLLLRKQQKTSRAMETEFRLLKSLSGSGIPVPEIIDLCEDPSVLGAPFLLMEVCLGRMFSDPSLPGLTPGDRRALYQAMQHTLRQIHCLDPRAVGLEDYGEPVDYMGLQVQWWTQQYRDSETPPIPAMERLIQWLPLHLPKHQRSTLIHGSFSLENLVFHPEKPEVVAVMDWGHSRLGDPLTDLTFSCMAHCLPQDNPLLTGISDRGLVQLGIPTVEEVMGQYCSSMGLEEGVPDWNFYMAFHLFCLAASHQGESKSTIAGTTGSGRLAEQVADLAWDFATKQGFRIFNAMPRSPHAGTSPLKGQVAE; encoded by the exons tGTTTGAACAGCAGAACAGTGTTCCTCTGGGCACGCTGGGCAAGGCCATCAGGACAGGTGGGGAGGTGAATGCGTGGAAGAGGTTCATGCGTGGAGAGATTGGGGCTGAGGAGTTTGTGGAGGCCTTCGGCAGGCAGTGCAGTGAGATA GCAGGAAGTCCTGTTCCCATTGGCTCATTCTTGTCTAATCTGACCAGTGGGCCAATGACCAGGCCTCTACCCGTCATGATGGAGGCCATTTTGTGTGCTCGCTCCAGGGGCCTGAAGACTGCAGTCCTCAGCAACAACTTCCTCCAGCTGAACGGTGACCCCTTCCTGCCTCTGGACCACTCTCTCTTCGATGTG ATAGTTGAGTCGTGTAGGGAGGGCCTCAGTAAGCCAGACCCTAGGATCTACCACCTGTGCCTGAACAGACTGGGTGTCTCTGCCCATGAGGCTGTGTTTCTGGATGACCTGAAGTTAAACGTTGAGGTAGCTGCCCAGCTAGGGATGCATGCTATCAAG GTAGGGGACATTGCAGTGTCAGTGAAGGAGCTGGAAGGGGTGCTGGGGATCCCCCTGTCAGGGTTTGTTCCTGGGCCTGGTTCTGCCCCTGGGGCCACAAAGCTCCCTATGGACCAACTCACACAGTACCTGAGGAAGGCTCTCCATCTGTCTGACAAAG CAGACTCTGTTGCTGTCCAACAACTCAACCCCAGTCAGTCAAACTCCTTATATCACTTGACCACTGGAGGGCGCCATCTCCTCCTGAGGAAACAGCAGAAGACCTCCCGAGCCATGGAGACAGAGTTCAG GTTGTTGAAATCTCTCAGTGGATCCGGCATCCCTGTTCCAGAGATCATTGATCTGTGTGAGGACCCAAG TGTCCTGGGTGCTCCCTTCCTCTTGATGGAGGTCTGTTTAGGGAGGATGTTCAGTGACCCCTCCCTACCAGGCCTGACCCCTGGGGACAGGAGGGCCTTGTACcaagccatgcaacacacacttCGCCAGATCCACTGTCTAGATCCTAGAGCAGTCGGCCTGGAGGACTACGGCGAGCCAG TGGATTACATGGGGCTTCAGGTACAGTGGTGGACTCAGCAGTACAGGGACAGTGAGACTCCGCCCATCCCAGCCATGGAGAGACTCATACAGTGGCTTCCTCTGCACCTCCCCAAACACCAGAGATCTACGCTGATCCATGGAAGCTtcag CCTGGAGAACCTTGTGTTCCACCCAGAGAAGCCAGAGGTGGTTGCGGTGATGGACTGGGGCCATTCCAGACTGGGTGACCCTCTAACAGACCTGACCTTCAGCTGTATGGCTCACTGCCTGCCCCAGGACAACCCTCTACTGACAG GTATATCTGACAGGGGCCTAGTCCAGCTGGGTATCCCCActgtggaggaggtgatggggcaGTACTGCAGCTCTATGGGTCTGGAAGAGGGAGTCCCAGACTGGAACTTCTACATGGCCTTTCACCTCTTCTGCCTGGCAGCCAGCCACCAGGGAGAGAGCAAGAGTACCATTGCAG GAACAACCGGCTCCGGGAGGTTAGCTGAGCAGGTGGCTGACCTGGCCTGGGACTTTGCCACCAAACAGGGCTTCCGTATCTTCAACGCCATGCCCAGGTCGCCTCATGCAGGCACCTCCCCTTTAAAGGGTCAAGTAGCAGAGTGA
- the LOC118376981 gene encoding acyl-CoA dehydrogenase family member 10-like isoform X2, translating to MMMMMKKMLTAARFRSQLWSLKMPSLCHRSFADISNYKAVIFDMYGVLIPSPVKLATVFEQQNSVPLGTLGKAIRTGGEVNAWKRFMRGEIGAEEFVEAFGRQCSEIAGSPVPIGSFLSNLTSGPMTRPLPVMMEAILCARSRGLKTAVLSNNFLQLNGDPFLPLDHSLFDVIVESCREGLSKPDPRIYHLCLNRLGVSAHEAVFLDDLKLNVEVAAQLGMHAIKVGDIAVSVKELEGVLGIPLSGFVPGPGSAPGATKLPMDQLTQYLRKALHLSDKDSVAVQQLNPSQSNSLYHLTTGGRHLLLRKQQKTSRAMETEFRLLKSLSGSGIPVPEIIDLCEDPSVLGAPFLLMEVCLGRMFSDPSLPGLTPGDRRALYQAMQHTLRQIHCLDPRAVGLEDYGEPVDYMGLQVQWWTQQYRDSETPPIPAMERLIQWLPLHLPKHQRSTLIHGSFSLENLVFHPEKPEVVAVMDWGHSRLGDPLTDLTFSCMAHCLPQDNPLLTGISDRGLVQLGIPTVEEVMGQYCSSMGLEEGVPDWNFYMAFHLFCLAASHQGESKSTIAGTTGSGRLAEQVADLAWDFATKQGFRIFNAMPRSPHAGTSPLKGQVAE from the exons tGTTTGAACAGCAGAACAGTGTTCCTCTGGGCACGCTGGGCAAGGCCATCAGGACAGGTGGGGAGGTGAATGCGTGGAAGAGGTTCATGCGTGGAGAGATTGGGGCTGAGGAGTTTGTGGAGGCCTTCGGCAGGCAGTGCAGTGAGATA GCAGGAAGTCCTGTTCCCATTGGCTCATTCTTGTCTAATCTGACCAGTGGGCCAATGACCAGGCCTCTACCCGTCATGATGGAGGCCATTTTGTGTGCTCGCTCCAGGGGCCTGAAGACTGCAGTCCTCAGCAACAACTTCCTCCAGCTGAACGGTGACCCCTTCCTGCCTCTGGACCACTCTCTCTTCGATGTG ATAGTTGAGTCGTGTAGGGAGGGCCTCAGTAAGCCAGACCCTAGGATCTACCACCTGTGCCTGAACAGACTGGGTGTCTCTGCCCATGAGGCTGTGTTTCTGGATGACCTGAAGTTAAACGTTGAGGTAGCTGCCCAGCTAGGGATGCATGCTATCAAG GTAGGGGACATTGCAGTGTCAGTGAAGGAGCTGGAAGGGGTGCTGGGGATCCCCCTGTCAGGGTTTGTTCCTGGGCCTGGTTCTGCCCCTGGGGCCACAAAGCTCCCTATGGACCAACTCACACAGTACCTGAGGAAGGCTCTCCATCTGTCTGACAAAG ACTCTGTTGCTGTCCAACAACTCAACCCCAGTCAGTCAAACTCCTTATATCACTTGACCACTGGAGGGCGCCATCTCCTCCTGAGGAAACAGCAGAAGACCTCCCGAGCCATGGAGACAGAGTTCAG GTTGTTGAAATCTCTCAGTGGATCCGGCATCCCTGTTCCAGAGATCATTGATCTGTGTGAGGACCCAAG TGTCCTGGGTGCTCCCTTCCTCTTGATGGAGGTCTGTTTAGGGAGGATGTTCAGTGACCCCTCCCTACCAGGCCTGACCCCTGGGGACAGGAGGGCCTTGTACcaagccatgcaacacacacttCGCCAGATCCACTGTCTAGATCCTAGAGCAGTCGGCCTGGAGGACTACGGCGAGCCAG TGGATTACATGGGGCTTCAGGTACAGTGGTGGACTCAGCAGTACAGGGACAGTGAGACTCCGCCCATCCCAGCCATGGAGAGACTCATACAGTGGCTTCCTCTGCACCTCCCCAAACACCAGAGATCTACGCTGATCCATGGAAGCTtcag CCTGGAGAACCTTGTGTTCCACCCAGAGAAGCCAGAGGTGGTTGCGGTGATGGACTGGGGCCATTCCAGACTGGGTGACCCTCTAACAGACCTGACCTTCAGCTGTATGGCTCACTGCCTGCCCCAGGACAACCCTCTACTGACAG GTATATCTGACAGGGGCCTAGTCCAGCTGGGTATCCCCActgtggaggaggtgatggggcaGTACTGCAGCTCTATGGGTCTGGAAGAGGGAGTCCCAGACTGGAACTTCTACATGGCCTTTCACCTCTTCTGCCTGGCAGCCAGCCACCAGGGAGAGAGCAAGAGTACCATTGCAG GAACAACCGGCTCCGGGAGGTTAGCTGAGCAGGTGGCTGACCTGGCCTGGGACTTTGCCACCAAACAGGGCTTCCGTATCTTCAACGCCATGCCCAGGTCGCCTCATGCAGGCACCTCCCCTTTAAAGGGTCAAGTAGCAGAGTGA